From Deltaproteobacteria bacterium:
ACGACCGCTTAAAGGCCCAAAACCAGTTGTTGTAGCTGAACAAGCACCTCCTAAATCGCCCCATGATGCTCAACCCACTTTAAAAATTACCGATTATGCCGCTCGTTCTAAACCAAACCCAGGTTTGCTGCCCATGTCACTTCAAGTCAGTTCTGGATTATTTGGCAGACCCTTTATCACCTTCCTTGACCCAATTTTTGCATTCAATACCAATCCAACCCCATCTAAAGAAGCCACTGCGCAAACACCTGATCCAAAGGCTCCTAAAAAAATCTAAACTTAGCGGACGGCAAACGCTCTATTTTCGATATTTTGCTGGCATAGGCTGGGGAGAAAAGACACCGTTTTTAATGGCCCTTTGGAGCCAAAACCCACCATGGCTTAGTGCGCCAACACGCTGCATAAAAAGTGTGAGTAAATTTCACAAATAAATCCAATAAGATACGTCAAAAATTGTACAATGTTTTTTGGCCAAGTTGGCTCAAAACTTGAAGTTTACTCTTAATGGAGAGAAACTATGAAGGTGTTAACCGCAGTTTACGAAAGACTATTTCCCGCGTTTTTGGTCATTAGCCTGATGGCTTTTACCTTTTTAATCTTCTTTGCCATCTTTGCTAAAGTGAAGGCCGAGCCGCGCACGATAAAGGCAAAACCCAAAGCAAAATGGACCTATCAGCAACATTACTCCGACCGTTTTGGTGAAACTCCCACTGTTTACTACTCCGAAATACGCCCTATTCGATTTTTAATCGATCCCATCACAAAAAAAGGGATCAACACCTCAGGCGGATTATTTTTTCAATACGATTTAAGCCGAGTTAAATTTTACGTAAGTTTTTAGCTTTAAGATCGCGGCGCATCAGGTATAGCAATCCCACCCACAGCGCAATCAAGCCTTTAAAAACCCACGGGCTAGCCCCGGCTTCAAAGTTAGGTTGCAGGCTACACCCACCGCTACTATTTTCTTCGAGAGGAAGATTGATCACGGGCGTAACGCATTGACCGCCTTGCAATACCTGCCCATCGGGGCACGACGTCACTGGGGTAGGAGTTGGCTTGGTCGTAGGGGTAGGCGTTGAGGTTGGTGTTGGTGTTGCGACAGAAGTAGGAGTTGGCGTTGGTGTTACAACCGGCTCGCAAACATCGCCCGTCCCATCGCTATCGCTATCGGTTTGATCGGGATTGGCTAAGCTTGGGCAATTATCTTTTGCATCTTCGACACCATCACTATCGTTATCTTTAATGGTATCATCGCTGTCACACAAATCGCCTTCACTATCGTGGTCTACATCGGCTTGATCGGCGTTAGCCACGTTAGGGCAATTATCGACCGCGTCCTTCACCCCGTCATCATCTTGATCGTCATCGACTAATACATTGCCATCATCAGGGTCACAAACCGCCCCGGCGCCATCACCATCGGCATCTTCTTGAAAGGGATTACCAACGAGCGGGCAATTATCTTCACCATCGTTAACCCCATCGTTATCGTCATCGGCATCACAGGCATCACCAGCCTTGTCGCCATCAGTATCGAGCTGATCGGCATTGGCAACGCTGGGGCAATTATCGAGAGTCGTAATCGTACCATCACCATCTTCATCCATGGCCTTTAAAAAGTCGGGATTAGCAAGAACTTTTAAAAGTTCGAGCCAAGCCGGAGTTATTACCAAAAGAATAGTAGGCTTCTCAGGCTTTTTATAGGCCAACGAATAAACCGACGAACCCTTGCTAGGATCGGTCAACATGAAGGTAAAATAAGTCTCTTGAGAAATAACCGATTTGCCCAAGGCTTTTTTAATTTCATCGGCTAAAATATTGACCGAATACACCCCATCACTTTTTTGCATATTGGGTACTAATATTACCGTCTTGACTAAATACCGAGCCTGCGTGGGTTGGCCATCGGTCATATCCTTAGATTCAGCAATATAAACGTGAAGCTCATAACTTGTATCGGGCTGAATTAAATGCACATCAACAGAACCTGACAAATTATCTTGCCCATCATTAGTTAATTCCACAACGGTGGGGGCTTTGATATCATCATTGATATAACCCGCAAATAGAATACCCATGCCCCCTGCCCCGGCTTTATTGTCATAGGCAATGAGTTCTTTTAAATTAATCTTTGATTGATTACCACTAATGTAAACCCCTGCTTCTTTGTTAGAAAAACTTTGGGTAGAAAAAATATTATTTTGGCTTGATTCAATATAAATACCCTTCTGGCTGTTGGCTGCAAAGACGGGCAATTGAATTTTATTGGTCCCTGAATTGCTATTAATAACCGAAGGCTGAATGGTAGCGCCATTGCCACTAAGGGAAATCCCATTGCTTGAGTTCAAAAGGCTTTGTATCCCCTTAAGAAAAGCAAAATTACCGGAAATTTTGAACCCATCTAGTTCATTATGAATCGCAAGCATTCTCTCTAAAATATTATTGTGGCCCGCAATGCACCAACCATGGCCCGGATAATTAACTACGCTGATCGACCCTTGAAACTCGATATTGTCGCCCGAGTAATATTGAGTAAGAAATGGCTGCATATTCGCCGAATAGTCGGGTAAATATTCATGGGAATTCCCAGTATAAATCCCGCAATCCCCTTTCACATCGCTATCACCAAAAGCCACCATTTCAGAACCATCGATAGTTACATTCTCGCCCGGAAGAGTTTTGATGATGAGCTTTTCACCTTTAGCGATGGTAATGCCATAAAGGGGAGATTTTAATTGAATCGTGCCTGGTTTACTAAAGATTAGCCTTCTAACCTTAACCCCATCTTTACTTAAATTGTCATCGACGCATAAATTTTCTAAAGCGATTATTTTTTGCCCACCCGTCGCAACTGTGGTTCCCAACAAATAAATATAATCGCGAAATGTTGTAGATGCATTAGTTTGAACGCTGGGATTATTACCAGGGTTATCCAACAAAGTTGGATCAACACTGCACGTCTCAGCAAAAGCCATATTATAAGGTAGTAAGGCAAAAAGACTAATGAACAGAAATAATTTAAATTGCATGGTTCCCCCCTGACTTATATTGGAACTATTCAAGTTATCGCCTTAAACGCTAAGAAGTTGCGTAATTGGCCTAAAAATTGAACCAAATACTCATTTTATGTCGTTGATAGCAACTCTTGAGCAAGTTGTACGATAACTCTTTCTGTCATTGCGAGCCCAACGGGCGTGGCAATCTCACCGGTTAAACCGAGGAGATTGCTTCACCCCTAAAGGGGTTCGCAATGACAGAGCAAACTAATGTCCGGGGGGACCCAAAATGGGTATATACTACGTCGTTCGTAGCAACGATAATTCTGCTACAATCTGTGATAATCCTGAAGAAAAATCCACACGATGCGGTGGAGAAACCATTCAACATACCGCAGTTGATAGTGACGGTGACGGCCGATTAGAAAGTTTGAACATTACCATCGGTACCAAAGTTGGCGATTATAGTGGTGATGCACTTTCTAAATTTGGTAGTAATGAAGATATTTTTGTTCTTGCCGATCAAACCACGGGGCAACTTACTCTTAAAACCCTTGGCGAAATAAAATCGATCTTCCGCGGCCAAGGCAAACCTTTGAAATGGTCATTGGAAGCGCGCGGTGGGGTATTTTTATCTTTACAAGGCGAAGCCACTGCACCGGCTGCTGACGTACCAACGGCTTCTACCTCTTCTAGTCCTACGACCGAAGATTGTAATAAATATACAACCGTCAAAGAAATTCGCCAGTGTATCGAGAATAATAACAAAGGTGGCTCTACACCCCCAACGGTTAAACTCGATGCTAACGGCAACAACGATTCAGCCACTCAATTGCCTCCTGGTAGCTTGTTGTTGGCCGGATCGATCTTATTGAACGACGCGAACACTCATGGCTTGAGATTCTTATTAGACTTACACTTTGCCGATGCAGGCCTTGCAGGAGTAACAGGGTTAATAGGTTATGGGCTTAATATAGGAAATGAAACTCACCGATTTGTTGCTGAAGCCTTATTAGGTGGTGGGAGTTACCAAGACGGTGGTGTTTTTGCGTGGCAGGGTTCTGCAGCATATGAATTTAAACCCTGGGATCACGTTGGGTTTCGTTTTGGCGCTGGGCTAGCGGGCAATCATGGCCCAGATTCTAATCGATTTGGTTTATTGCTTGATGGTGGCATTGTTGTCCATTTGGAAAAGCCAAGCAAAGATTATGACCCCACCGAAGATATCGAAGATTTAAATGCAAGACGAAGAGAACTAATTACAGCATACGAAGGGCAAGCGACGCGTTTTGGCGAGGAGCTAGCGGCCCTTACTTCGGCCATAAGTACTGCTTCGACAGAACCAGAAATAGATACATTAGAAAAACAAGGCACAGCGCTTATT
This genomic window contains:
- a CDS encoding thrombospondin type 3 repeat-containing protein: MQPFLTQYYSGDNIEFQGSISVVNYPGHGWCIAGHNNILERMLAIHNELDGFKISGNFAFLKGIQSLLNSSNGISLSGNGATIQPSVINSNSGTNKIQLPVFAANSQKGIYIESSQNNIFSTQSFSNKEAGVYISGNQSKINLKELIAYDNKAGAGGMGILFAGYINDDIKAPTVVELTNDGQDNLSGSVDVHLIQPDTSYELHVYIAESKDMTDGQPTQARYLVKTVILVPNMQKSDGVYSVNILADEIKKALGKSVISQETYFTFMLTDPSKGSSVYSLAYKKPEKPTILLVITPAWLELLKVLANPDFLKAMDEDGDGTITTLDNCPSVANADQLDTDGDKAGDACDADDDNDGVNDGEDNCPLVGNPFQEDADGDGAGAVCDPDDGNVLVDDDQDDDGVKDAVDNCPNVANADQADVDHDSEGDLCDSDDTIKDNDSDGVEDAKDNCPSLANPDQTDSDSDGTGDVCEPVVTPTPTPTSVATPTPTSTPTPTTKPTPTPVTSCPDGQVLQGGQCVTPVINLPLEENSSGGCSLQPNFEAGASPWVFKGLIALWVGLLYLMRRDLKAKNLRKI